The following is a genomic window from Caldanaerobius fijiensis DSM 17918.
TACTATAATTGCGGTTAATGATGTGAACAATACGGCATTTATAGAAAGCATAGAGAGAACCGTAGATGATTTGCAGATCAAGTGGAACGTAGTACCGCTTTTTGCTAATACAAGAGGAGCTGAAATAATTGAAGTAAGATAAAATAATTTAACAAAAATCTAAAATAGCCTTCATATAAATATGATATAATTATAAAAATGCAGTTTGAGGGGGACGAGACTTTGAAAAAGAAATATGTATTGGATACGAACGTCTTGTTACATGATCCTGAATGCATATTTAATTTTCAAGATAATGATATTATTTTACCTGCAGTAGTCATCGAAGAAATCGATGAAAAAAAGAAAAATGATGATGAAATAGGGAGAAACGCCAGGCGAGTTGCGCGTATCCTTGATGAACTAAGAAAAAAGGGTAGACTTTCTGAGGGTGTAAAGCTTGATGGCGGTGGGGTGCTAAAAGTAGAGTTAAATCACAGGGCGATGGATTGCCTTAGAGAATCCTTTGTTGATACAAGCAATGACAACAGGATTTTAGCTGTAGCATTGAATTTAAAGAATGAAGAACTAAAAAAAGAAAATCCCATGCCGGTTGTCCTTGTCAGCAAAGATGTCATATTGAGGATAAAAGCGGATTCTTTTGGCCTTGCGGCAGAAGACTATTTATCAGATAAGACCGTCCAGTACGATGATATATATATGGGTTTTAGTGAATTAAAGGTATACCCTTCTATTATAGATAAATTCTATATGGAAAAAGGGATTTCGTTAAAAGACTTTATAGAACAGACCGGTCTTGGCATCAAATTATACCCCAATCAATATGTAATATTGAAAGATGAGTTTGGCTCCGGTAAATCGGCAATAGCTAGATATGACCTGAACAGTGATTCACTAAAGCAACTAATCGTCCCCAATGAAGGCGTATGGGGCATTATGCCAAGAAATGTGCAACAGAAGATGGCATTGGATCTTTTATTAAATGACAACATCCTCCTGGTCACGCTCACGGGGCGGGCTGGTACAGGTAAGACTCTACTGGCTCTCGCAGCAGGTCTTTTAAAAACCCAGGATGAAAGAGTGTACAACAAGTTATTGGTGGCAAGACCTGTGATTCCGATGGGAAGGGATTTAGGCTATTTGCCAGGGGATAAAAATGAAAAATTGAGGCCGTGGATGCAACCTATATACGACAATATGGAATATCTTTTCAGCGGCAAGAAAAACATGAAAATAGACGATATTATTGTTGGTTTAAAGAATATAGAGGTAGAAGCCCTTACGTATATAAGAGGAAGGAGTATTCCCAATCAATTTATAATCATCGATGAAGCGCAAAACCTGACGCGGCATGAGGTAAAGACAATTATATCAAGGGTGGGCGAAGGCAGTAAAATCGTTATGATAGGTGATCCTGAGCAGATTGACAACCCATATCTGGATTCCAGCAGCAATGGTCTTACTCAGGTAGTTGAGACTTTTAAAGACCAATCGCTGGCTGGACATGTGATGCTGCTCAAAGGAGAAAGATCACGATTGGCTGAATTGGCAGCCAGTTTATTGTAGTTATAAATATTAGCAAAAAATAGGGGGATAAAAAATGAAGATTATTGTGGCGCCTGATTCGTTTAAAGGAAATATGACTTCATACGAAGTGGCATGCCATATAGAAAAAGGTATAAAACGGGTGTTCAGTGATGCGGATGTGGTGATTTTGCCTATGGCTGATGGCGGCGAAGGAACTGTAGAAGCTCTTGTCAAAGCGACTAATGGTGAGATCATATCCCTTGATGTGACAGGTCCGCAAAGGGATAGAGTAAAAGGATTTTATGGAATTTTAGGCGATGGTCAGACTGCAGTGGTGGAGATAGCTGCGGCATCAGGTTTACCTCTTGTACCGGAAGATAAACTCAATCCAGAAACGGCTACATCTTATGGTACCGGCGAATTGATAAAAGATGCTCTTAATAGAGGAATTAAAAAGCTCATAATAGGCCTTGGCGGAAGTGCTACCAATGACGGAGGTGCTGGTATTGTCCAGGCTTTGGGCGTGAAACTTTTGGATGAAAGAGGAAATTCTATTGAATTAGGCGGCATTCATTTAAAAGATTTATGCCATATAGATGTATCAGGTCTTGATGAGAGGATAAAGGACGTGGAGATATTGGTAGCCTGTGATGTAGACAACCCACTGTGTGGACCCCGTGGTGCATCGGCGGTTTATGGCCCTCAAAAAGGAGCTACGCCGGAAATGGTGAGAAGGCTTGATAGTGCCCTGGCGCATTTTGCCGACGTGATAAAAGCGGAGCTGGGGGTTGATGTACTCAACATGCCTGGCGCAGGAGCAGCGGGAGGTGCAGGGGCTGGCCTGGTAGCGTTTTTGGGCGCCAGGTTGCTTCCCGGTATAAAGCTGGTATGCGATGCTGTGAATCTGGATAGGCATCTTGAAAACGCGGATCTTGTTATAACAGGTGAAGGGAAAATAGATGGACAGACCATTCATGGTAAGACACCTGTGGGTGTAGCGTCCTATGCCAAAAAACACGGAGTCCCTGTATTTGCGATAGGAGGAATGCTGGGCGAGGGATATGAAGTGCTGCATGACTATGGTATAGATGCCCTTTTTGATATAAATCCCCGCACCATGACATTAAGCGAATCAATTAAGGAATCTTCCGAAAATCTAGAAAAAACTACAGAAGAGATTATGAGAGCGATAGCGCTTTTTTATAAAAAATAAGATATATATAAAAGTCCCGAGATTTTATTGCGGGACTTTTTATTCAAAAAAACACTTGATTAAAGTTTAAACATATGGTATATTATAAATGAGTAGTTAGATGTCTAACCAATAAAGGTGGTAGTTAATGGAAAACAAAGATGTAGATTCATTGGGGTTTTTACTGGCGGAAATAATAAGGCTTCATCATGCGCGAACCTTTAACCTTTTTGCACAACTGGGGTTATACAGGGGGCAGCCGCCTATTTTATTTGTATTATGGAAAGAAGATGGAAAAACTCAGAAAGAAATAGCAGATGAATTGCGGCTTAAGCCGTCTACTATTACGGTCACATTGAAACGCATGGAAAAGGCAGGGCTTCTGGAGCGAAGGAGCGATCCTCAAGATCTTCGTATAACCAGGGTTTATCTTACAGAAAAAGGGTATAACCTCCAGAAAGAAGTAGAAAAAGCATTAAAAACCTTTGAAGATGATTGTTTTAAAGGTTTTACTTTAGAAGAAAAGGTATTGCTCCGAAGATTTTTTATACAGATAAGGGATAACCTGATTCGAGCAAATGGAGGTGAGTGTTAAAATATTGTAACCAGATACTTAGATATCTAACAAATTTGCAGTTGAAGGGAAAAAGATGATAGCCTGGTGTTGAGGTTATTTAAGTATTTGAAGCCATCTATAAGGCCGGTGGTTTTTGCCTTGTTATTTTTGTTTCTGCCAGTCAATGGCTGATCTGTGTTTGTCAAACCTGATGTTGGATATTGTAAATAAAGATCCAGAGAAGGCTAAAAACACTGAAAGTGTGGCAAGAGGGAAACAGCCAATATGATAAATTTAACCCCATGGTTTTTAAAACCACAGGGTTTTTATTTATTTTAATAGCTTTTTTAATATCTTACCTGTAGGAGTCTTGGGCAATTCCGCGACGAATTCGTATATCTTTGGTATTTTATAACTTGCAAGCCTTTCCTGTAAAAACTTCTGAAGTTCCTGTTTTGTAAGGCTCTCTCCTTCTTTTAGCACTATATACGCTTTGATGTCTTCTCCTTTTAACTTGTCGCCAACGCCTATAACGGCCACATCCTGTACAGCTGGATGCTGGTATATTGCTTCTTCTACCTCTCTTGGATAGACATTATAGCCTCCTACGATAATCAGATCTTTTAATCTATCTACGATGTAAAAATAGCCGTCTTCATCTTGCCTTGCCAGGTCGCCCGTATGAAGCCACCCGTTTCTCAAAGTTTTTGCAGTTTCTTCGGGCATATTGTGATATCCCACCATGACTATAGGACCTTTTATCACCAGCTCTCCAACTTCGCCGACCGGCACCTCTTTATCGTCTTCGTCTACTACTTTAGCCTGAATCCCTGGCAGTGGTATGCCAATTGAACCCACTTTTCTCACGGCATCAGGTTCTAGGGGGTTTAAAATGGCTACAGGAGATGCTTCGGATAGTCCATAGCCTTCTATTATCTGATATCCGAATATCTCTTCAAACCTCTTGTGTACCTCTAATGGCAATGGTGCTCCACCGGATATACCAAGTTTTAACGTTTTAAGCTCACCTTTTTTGGCCATTCTCACTAAAACGGCAAACATAGAAGGCACGCCGCAGAATACTGTTATTCCTTCATTCATAAGGGTATTGTAGATGTCTTTTGGCATGAAAGAATCCTTTATGGTAATCGTACTTCCCAGGTACAGAGCCAGGAGTATATTTACAGTCCAGGAAAAGCTGTGAAACATGGGGAGCACACACAAGAAATTGTCAGAGGGCCCTAGATTTGACGCTTCGTCCAGCGCAATGACATCAGATATTAGATTATTGTGAGTGAGCATTGCGCCTTTGGGATTGCCTGTGGTGCCCGACGTATAAAGGTATGTACAAATATCTTCAGCAGCTATATCCACTTCATAAGGTTTTCCCTGTTTCAGAACGGTTGATTTGAAGTCTTCGTTTAATACCACTAGATTTTTTATGTTTAATGACGAAAGATTTGATTTATCTAGCTTTTGAAAGATATCTGGATGTATGACTATAGTATTTGCACCTGATTCTCTTACTATATAACCTATCTCTTGAAGAGTAAGCATCATATTAAGAGGTATGACTATAGCTCCTGCCTTGGAAGCTCCCAGGTATGAATATATGAATTCTGGGCAATTAGGCGAGCTTATGGCTACTTTGTCTCCTTTTTTAACCCCTATTGACTGAAAATATGCGGCGTATTTGTCTATATATGAAGCCAGGTCTTCGTACGTGACGACAGAATCCCTGTATTTAAGCGCCACATGCCCTTTCTCTAAGTTCTTTTGATTTTTATATACTTCAAATATCCTCATATCTTAACTCCTTTTATATAGTTTATTGAGATAGTAGATAGATAGACCCTGCAGCTGTTACTTTCATCTCTATTATATCATAGTGTTTGAATTTGTAAAATCCTTGAGTAAGACATGTACGGATGGTATAATGTAAAATGCAGGATGATGCAAAAACGTAAAAGGGGGAGAAGTAAATTATGAAGGTTTTACCGCCTTATCTGGGAGCGGCATATTATCCAGAGGATTGGCCGTTAGATAAGATTGATGAAGACATCGCTTTGATGAAAGAAGCGGGTATAAATGTGGTGAGAGTAGGCGAATTTGCGTGGAGCCGAATGGAGCCTGAAGAAGGTGTCTATGATTTTCAATGGCTACATACTGTCGTGAATAAATTGGCTGAAGCGGGTATTGCTGTCATTATGTGTACTCCCACGTGTACACCTCCTATATGGCTTGTAGAAAAATATCCTGAGGTTCTGGTAGTACATGATGATGGTACAAGGGCTCAGCATGGTGCTAGACGGCATGCGTGTCCTAACAATCGTGTCTATAGACAGTATTGTGAAAAGATAGTTACAAAGCTTGCTGAAGAGTTTGGAAATGATGAAAACGTCATAGGCTGGCAGATTGATAACGAGATGTATCCGCCACGAGGACGTGGTTGCTGTTGTCCCACATGTCATGAAAAGTTTAAGGACACCATGCGCCAGCAGTTTGGAACTATCGAAAATCTAAACAGGACATGGGGCACTGATTTATGGAGCCAGACATATCAGTCTTTTGAACAATTGCCTATTCCGCGTTCGGACACGTGGCATCACCCCTCGTTGCTTACAGCATGGATGAATTTTCAGTCGGATTCATACATAGAATTTACTAAAGTCCAGGTTGATATATTGCATAGGCTGGCAAAGCAACCGGTGGGTACCGACATGATGCCTGTAAATGGTCTCAACTACTATAAAATAAGCCAGGTATTAGATGTGGTGCAATTCAATCACTACAATAGCATGGAAAATTTGTGGCAGGCAGCTTTCTGGATGGATTTTATACGCCCCTTAAAACAGGTGCCGTTTTGGAATACTGAGACGCAGACGTGCTGGAATGGTTCTACTACTGCCAATGGGTATAAAGAGAAAGGCTTTTGCAGGGTAAATTCCTGGTTGCCAATAGCGTTGGGTGGAGAAGCCAACCTATATTGGCTGTGGCGTGCCCACTGGAGCGGTCAGGAACTCATGCATGGTTCCGTCATTTCAAGTTCGGGCAGGCCTCTGCATATATTTGACGAGGTTAAAGAGGTATCAGAGGGCTTTAGAAAAGCTGGAGAGTTTTTAAATAATACCCGGCCTGTAAAATCAGGACTTGCAGTACATTTTTCAGGATACGCGTGGTGGCTATTTGAGTTCCAGCCTATGGTAAATGGGTTCAGGTATGCGGATAAAATGATGAATGCAGTTTATCGACCTTTGATGGAAGCACAGCTTCGCCCTGACATCATAGATCCGGCGGCTTCGCTGGAAGATTATAAAGTGATTTTATCCCCATTTTTACCGACCCTTGAAGAGTCCGGTTTAAGTGAGCGTATAAAGAACTGGGTATACAATGGTGGTACGTGGATTGTGGGGCCACTGTCTGATATTCGCACAATTCACGCCACAAAATATGTTGACGCGCCGTTTGGTTATCTTGAGGATTGGGGCAAGGTGTATTGTAAATATCAGATACCTGGAGATCCCAGAGACTTTATTGTCCAATGGAAAGATGATCATACATCCAGGGGCTCCATATGGTATGACGGTTTTGAAACCCGTGGAGCAGAACCTATAGCCGTGTATACGGAAGGTCCTCTGTCGGGTCTTGCGGCGGTCACAAGGTGTGAGATGGGCAAAGGGCAGATCATAATTTTAGGGACTATGCCGACAAAGGAGGATTTTCAGCGCTTGCTCCTGAATGTAGCGAAAGAGGCAGGCATTTTGCCGGTTGTTGCATCCAGCAATGTACTGGCGGTGCCCAGAAGTGGTAAGGCAGGATCAGGGATGGTTGTACTGGAGATCGAAAATCGCCCGGGTAAATTGACTCTGGAAAGAGAGATGATAGATATCATAACGGGCAATGTGTATAAAGGAGATATGGACATACCACCATACTCTGCAATGGTATTGGTAGAAAAATAAATTTAGCTCAAAACACAACACCGCTATGGTCAAGTTGTGTTTTGAGCTTTTTGTATCCTTTATTGTTATTGCAAATGCTTTTTGAGCCATTCTCCGCATAGCTTTGTCCATGTGCTTATGTGTGGATCTTCTTGTGCCAGGCCAAGACCGTGTGGTCCAGTTTCGTATATGTGCAGTTCGAAGGGGACTTTGTTTTTGCTTAACGCTGAAGCAAAGAGCAGGCTGTTTTCTACTGGGACACCATCGTCATTTGCTGTGTGCCATAAAAAGGTTGGTGGGGTATCCGGCGTGACCTGTAGTTCATTGGAAAATAACTTTTGTAGTTCTTCTGAGGGGTTATCGCCTAAAAATGTTCTCATTGACCAATCGTGCCTGTAATCGCCGAAGGTTATAACAGGATAACATAAAACCATGACGTCAGGCCGGCATCCCATTCTGTCGATAGGATCTGGTGCATCAGGTATACCGCTGTCGTAGTGGGTTCCGACAGATGATGCTAAATGTCCGCCTGCAGAAAAGCCAAGGACCCCTATTTTACCCGGATCGATGTTCCACTCCCTGGCATGATAACGGATCAACCTTATAGCCCTTTGTGCATCCATCAATATATAGGGGTATTTATACGGTTTTACGCGGTAATTCAAGACAAACGCGTGCAATCCCAGGGTATTTATCCATCTGGCGATGGGTTCACCTTCATGTTCAGCTCTTATGGTATATCCGCCGCCGGGGAATACTATAACAGTTCCAGCGGGCTTATCGGAGTCTATGAGGTAGGGTACAAGGTTAGGGCGATCTTCCAGATCATTGCCCATTGCACCAGGAGCGTCGTTTTCCCAAAGAAAAATTCTGGTGTTTTCAGCCATATTTCCACATCCTTTCACACTGTTTTGTCAACATTATAGCATATTATCGCTTGTTTGCCATAGGGGCGTCGAAATCAACGGAAAGAAGTATGTGGATAAAGAAAAGGCTATACCTGTCATACATACAGCTTTTGAATTAGGTGTAAACGATGTAACAGCTATAGAATTTATATATTTTAAAACGATATTTTTATCGTTTTATTTTTTTATTTAAAAAAGAAGGATTTTTTGCTTTTATGTAGAAATGTTTTATTTAGATTTCTGGTGACATAGAATCATATGTTAAAAAGGACTTATAAAGAATGGAGGTTTTTTTAGGATGAAGAAGTTTAGGGTAGGTATTGTGGGTTGTGGGAATATATTTCCCATGCACGCGTATTCAATAAAGTTGTTAGATAATGCTGAGATTGTGGCGGTGTGCGATATCAAAGAAGATAGGGCCAAACAAAAAGCCGAAGAATTAGGTTGCAAGTACTATCTGGATTATAAGGAGATGATAGATAAGGAAAATTTGGACGTAGTACATATTTGCACGCCTCATTATTTGCATCCGCCTATATGCATATATGCGGCAAATAAAGGCGTAAACGTACTGACAGAAAAGCCCATGTCTATAAAACTGGAAGATGCTGATGCCATGATAAAAGCCTGTGATGATAACAATGTGACACTGGGTGTCATATTCCAGAACAGGTATAATGCAGGCTCACAGCTCATTAAAAAGACACTGGAATCGGGCGAACTGGGCAAGATCATTTCGGGTAAGGCTATGGTTACATGGAAGCGTACTGATGAATACTACAGCCAGAGCGATTGGAAGGGCACATGGGATAAAGAAGGCGGCGGTGTCATAATAGATCAGGCCATTCATACTCTTGACCTTATGAGGTGGTTTGTAGGTGATGAAATCGAATATGTCGATGCCGTCATAGGCAATAGGGCTCATGAGATCATCGAAGTTGAGGATTCAGCGGAAGGCGTCATCAAGTACAAAAACGGCGTTGTAACGGGATTTTGGGCGATAAATTACTATGGGTATGACGCACCTGTAGAGATAGAGCTGTACTGTGAAAAAGGTATAGTGAAGATGGCAGCTGATAAAGCTGTTATAAAATTCAACGATGGAAGAGAGTTTTCAGCTGACAGAAATCCCAATGAGACGTTCAATTATGGCAACGTTAAGTCTTACTGGGGTGTAAGCCATGCAAAACAGATAAGAAAGTATTACGAAGCTTTAGAAAAAGGCGAAAAGCCTGAGATTGATGGAAGAGAAGCCAGAAAAACGCAGGCTATGATATGCGCTATTTATGAGTCGGGCAAGAACAGAAAGAGGATTATATTTTAACCCATAAAATGAACAGCACAGAGCGTGCTGTTCATTTTATTTTTCCTCCCACATATATTGATAATAAAGGGAGTGGGGAGTGGTTGTCGTGCATGACTTATTTGTTAAAATAGGTTTTCTGTTCATTATTTCAATAGGCATTTTATATGGGGCTATTTCGTTTTTGCCACTTTTTATCGATGATTTAGATAAGATTAAGGAAAAAAAGTTTACCGATAGACGTTATAGACATTAAGAATCAATATTGATAAAATTATAGTGTGTATATTGTATATAACGAAACAGAAGAGGTGAACTTGCTTGGAAAACAGGTTATTGGAAGATAAATTAAGCGAAAGATATGTTAACCTTCCCGTTGTTTCACCGGATGCTGATTTAACAGAAGTTGTAAAAACGCTGCTGGACAGCGATGAGGATATGGTAATTGTTAATAAGGGCGAGCATGCATGGGGATACATTGATTGTAAGTCAGTAATAAGATTGCTGTTCGAAAATGATGGAAGTACGAAAATAAAAGCCGGAGATATAGCGACATTGATAAAAGATGAAGATAAAATGGAGATATCTGGGGATATAGAAAGCGTCATCGAAAGAATAAATAAAAAAGGTACATTGCCATTGTTCGCAGGGAGCGATACTAAATTAAATGGTAAAATTTCACTTAAAAAGCTCACATCTGAATTTGCTACAGCACAAATGGAAGAAAGAAAGAAAAGAGTGTATGTGGAAGATATGATGTATAATATAATGGATGTTTTGCCGTTTGGAATTGCGCTTGTTTCAACAGAGGGCAAAGTTATTGCGGCTAATAGCTTTGCAAAGAAAATGATGTCAGAGAGTTCGATAGGCATCGAAGAAATTAAAGCAATAGTTAAAGATAATCGCAGCAAGGTTTGTGCGAGCAAAGGAGGATTGTATTGCAGGATTTCAGCAACTACTTTAAATAAGGAAAACCTCATTTTAGTTACCTTTATAGATGTGAGCCATGAGTATATTATGGTAGAAAAGCTGAGGAGTGTTCAGGATGAAGTAGAAAAGGCCTTTACAATAATGCTTCCTGATCAGCGCATATCAGCGCGCCTGGAATCAATAGTTGAATATATTGATGAGTACGTTGAAGGTGCTCCTGGCATGATAAAAATCGTGGGAATAATCAAAAACGGGTGCTACAGGCACGTGGTTAATATGCTTAAACTGATTGCTGAGGCTTTTAAGCAGGGACTTATGAACCTTCCGGGGATGGATAAAAACACGTTGGTGCAAGCCACTATTTTGCACGATATCGGTAAGGTCCAGCCTGATTTAAAGATAGGAGATATAGTGAATCCCAAAGACGTATTTGAAAGGGGTTATTTTCACGCATTTCGTGGGGCATCATTAGGCAAATCGCTGTACAATATAAGTGATGATGAATATTATCTGATAAAGTATCACCATCATTCAGAAAACGAGTTGCCGGGGGATTTTCCAGCTTATCTGTTGCCTATGTACAGGTTTTTTAGACTTATAGATGGGCTTTCTGCAGGTATAACCCGGAGAGGATCAAAAGTTACAATGAAGATAAATAATACAAGAATTTATGTAAAAGAAGAAAGCAGTTTTCCTTCTTTCAACCAGGAAATTGAAATGGATGTATATACAGGATATTTTAATGCAACGCCTATAACCCATGGCTGATTAAAAAGA
Proteins encoded in this region:
- a CDS encoding beta-galactosidase, producing the protein MKVLPPYLGAAYYPEDWPLDKIDEDIALMKEAGINVVRVGEFAWSRMEPEEGVYDFQWLHTVVNKLAEAGIAVIMCTPTCTPPIWLVEKYPEVLVVHDDGTRAQHGARRHACPNNRVYRQYCEKIVTKLAEEFGNDENVIGWQIDNEMYPPRGRGCCCPTCHEKFKDTMRQQFGTIENLNRTWGTDLWSQTYQSFEQLPIPRSDTWHHPSLLTAWMNFQSDSYIEFTKVQVDILHRLAKQPVGTDMMPVNGLNYYKISQVLDVVQFNHYNSMENLWQAAFWMDFIRPLKQVPFWNTETQTCWNGSTTANGYKEKGFCRVNSWLPIALGGEANLYWLWRAHWSGQELMHGSVISSSGRPLHIFDEVKEVSEGFRKAGEFLNNTRPVKSGLAVHFSGYAWWLFEFQPMVNGFRYADKMMNAVYRPLMEAQLRPDIIDPAASLEDYKVILSPFLPTLEESGLSERIKNWVYNGGTWIVGPLSDIRTIHATKYVDAPFGYLEDWGKVYCKYQIPGDPRDFIVQWKDDHTSRGSIWYDGFETRGAEPIAVYTEGPLSGLAAVTRCEMGKGQIIILGTMPTKEDFQRLLLNVAKEAGILPVVASSNVLAVPRSGKAGSGMVVLEIENRPGKLTLEREMIDIITGNVYKGDMDIPPYSAMVLVEK
- a CDS encoding Gfo/Idh/MocA family protein, with the translated sequence MKKFRVGIVGCGNIFPMHAYSIKLLDNAEIVAVCDIKEDRAKQKAEELGCKYYLDYKEMIDKENLDVVHICTPHYLHPPICIYAANKGVNVLTEKPMSIKLEDADAMIKACDDNNVTLGVIFQNRYNAGSQLIKKTLESGELGKIISGKAMVTWKRTDEYYSQSDWKGTWDKEGGGVIIDQAIHTLDLMRWFVGDEIEYVDAVIGNRAHEIIEVEDSAEGVIKYKNGVVTGFWAINYYGYDAPVEIELYCEKGIVKMAADKAVIKFNDGREFSADRNPNETFNYGNVKSYWGVSHAKQIRKYYEALEKGEKPEIDGREARKTQAMICAIYESGKNRKRIIF
- a CDS encoding long-chain-fatty-acid--CoA ligase: MRIFEVYKNQKNLEKGHVALKYRDSVVTYEDLASYIDKYAAYFQSIGVKKGDKVAISSPNCPEFIYSYLGASKAGAIVIPLNMMLTLQEIGYIVRESGANTIVIHPDIFQKLDKSNLSSLNIKNLVVLNEDFKSTVLKQGKPYEVDIAAEDICTYLYTSGTTGNPKGAMLTHNNLISDVIALDEASNLGPSDNFLCVLPMFHSFSWTVNILLALYLGSTITIKDSFMPKDIYNTLMNEGITVFCGVPSMFAVLVRMAKKGELKTLKLGISGGAPLPLEVHKRFEEIFGYQIIEGYGLSEASPVAILNPLEPDAVRKVGSIGIPLPGIQAKVVDEDDKEVPVGEVGELVIKGPIVMVGYHNMPEETAKTLRNGWLHTGDLARQDEDGYFYIVDRLKDLIIVGGYNVYPREVEEAIYQHPAVQDVAVIGVGDKLKGEDIKAYIVLKEGESLTKQELQKFLQERLASYKIPKIYEFVAELPKTPTGKILKKLLK
- a CDS encoding glycerate kinase, translated to MKIIVAPDSFKGNMTSYEVACHIEKGIKRVFSDADVVILPMADGGEGTVEALVKATNGEIISLDVTGPQRDRVKGFYGILGDGQTAVVEIAAASGLPLVPEDKLNPETATSYGTGELIKDALNRGIKKLIIGLGGSATNDGGAGIVQALGVKLLDERGNSIELGGIHLKDLCHIDVSGLDERIKDVEILVACDVDNPLCGPRGASAVYGPQKGATPEMVRRLDSALAHFADVIKAELGVDVLNMPGAGAAGGAGAGLVAFLGARLLPGIKLVCDAVNLDRHLENADLVITGEGKIDGQTIHGKTPVGVASYAKKHGVPVFAIGGMLGEGYEVLHDYGIDALFDINPRTMTLSESIKESSENLEKTTEEIMRAIALFYKK
- a CDS encoding PhoH family protein gives rise to the protein MKKKYVLDTNVLLHDPECIFNFQDNDIILPAVVIEEIDEKKKNDDEIGRNARRVARILDELRKKGRLSEGVKLDGGGVLKVELNHRAMDCLRESFVDTSNDNRILAVALNLKNEELKKENPMPVVLVSKDVILRIKADSFGLAAEDYLSDKTVQYDDIYMGFSELKVYPSIIDKFYMEKGISLKDFIEQTGLGIKLYPNQYVILKDEFGSGKSAIARYDLNSDSLKQLIVPNEGVWGIMPRNVQQKMALDLLLNDNILLVTLTGRAGTGKTLLALAAGLLKTQDERVYNKLLVARPVIPMGRDLGYLPGDKNEKLRPWMQPIYDNMEYLFSGKKNMKIDDIIVGLKNIEVEALTYIRGRSIPNQFIIIDEAQNLTRHEVKTIISRVGEGSKIVMIGDPEQIDNPYLDSSSNGLTQVVETFKDQSLAGHVMLLKGERSRLAELAASLL
- a CDS encoding alpha/beta hydrolase, whose amino-acid sequence is MAENTRIFLWENDAPGAMGNDLEDRPNLVPYLIDSDKPAGTVIVFPGGGYTIRAEHEGEPIARWINTLGLHAFVLNYRVKPYKYPYILMDAQRAIRLIRYHAREWNIDPGKIGVLGFSAGGHLASSVGTHYDSGIPDAPDPIDRMGCRPDVMVLCYPVITFGDYRHDWSMRTFLGDNPSEELQKLFSNELQVTPDTPPTFLWHTANDDGVPVENSLLFASALSKNKVPFELHIYETGPHGLGLAQEDPHISTWTKLCGEWLKKHLQ
- a CDS encoding MarR family winged helix-turn-helix transcriptional regulator; this translates as MENKDVDSLGFLLAEIIRLHHARTFNLFAQLGLYRGQPPILFVLWKEDGKTQKEIADELRLKPSTITVTLKRMEKAGLLERRSDPQDLRITRVYLTEKGYNLQKEVEKALKTFEDDCFKGFTLEEKVLLRRFFIQIRDNLIRANGGEC
- a CDS encoding HD domain-containing protein; this encodes MENRLLEDKLSERYVNLPVVSPDADLTEVVKTLLDSDEDMVIVNKGEHAWGYIDCKSVIRLLFENDGSTKIKAGDIATLIKDEDKMEISGDIESVIERINKKGTLPLFAGSDTKLNGKISLKKLTSEFATAQMEERKKRVYVEDMMYNIMDVLPFGIALVSTEGKVIAANSFAKKMMSESSIGIEEIKAIVKDNRSKVCASKGGLYCRISATTLNKENLILVTFIDVSHEYIMVEKLRSVQDEVEKAFTIMLPDQRISARLESIVEYIDEYVEGAPGMIKIVGIIKNGCYRHVVNMLKLIAEAFKQGLMNLPGMDKNTLVQATILHDIGKVQPDLKIGDIVNPKDVFERGYFHAFRGASLGKSLYNISDDEYYLIKYHHHSENELPGDFPAYLLPMYRFFRLIDGLSAGITRRGSKVTMKINNTRIYVKEESSFPSFNQEIEMDVYTGYFNATPITHG